One genomic window of Elaeis guineensis isolate ETL-2024a chromosome 2, EG11, whole genome shotgun sequence includes the following:
- the LOC105044603 gene encoding transcription factor VOZ1, translating to MLQACECETEQIRPVKESNKSPSLPPRFPQPQVPAKLALRGFQSPSKSTSSRLSSSSILLSPLSVPPNPAFLPLLPIQIALLRYIGRVSERNQGGLGEGFGLGLVGRKWEKVRRPYVGRRPTSSSKTRPRTGWMTFRGCSATSSPPRCSASGRPSLTSPLRFLFPQLPSETLRLLQLSEEEDDATSKLALPAPGKAKAEPLDVPSELPSETLRLLQLSEEEDDATSKLALPAPGKAKAEPLDVPEPYVEEIQGGETAVFQEDYYVNQELTEHEFLYGERYKSNLHAGTDHAIINCLDRTAHLDYQQFSLHQELHHNVYLNTNSSEQNGEDVLPHMSDLLPTICPPPSAFLGPKCALWDCPRPAQGSEWCQDYCSSFHATLALNEGPPGMAPVLRPGGVDLKDSPLFAALCAKTQGKNVGILVCEGAATAKSPWNVPELFDLSVLEGESIREWLFFDKPRRAFESGNRKQRSLPDYSGRGWHESRKQVMKECGGSKRSYYMDPQPLTHFEWHLYEYEISNCDDLALYKLEFKFVDAKKSSRAKLTGTSLVDLQRQMGRLNAENSVDNKKNTKSRTKANQKGIAESMYSSPHIANQKENVLNFYHASDQMVSLNENSAYGPSFQYVYSVEKDCYGT from the exons ATGTTACAAGCGTGCGAGTGCGAGACGGAACAAATAAGGCCGGTAAAAGAAAGCAATAAGAGTCCGTCTCTTCCCCCTCGTTTCCCCCAACCCCAAGTCCCGGCCAAGCTCGCCCTTCGAGGGTTTCAATCCCCCTCGAAATCTACCAGTTCCCGTCTTTCCTCCTCTTCGATTCTTCTGTCTCCTCTCTCGGTTCCCCCCAATCCCGCTTTCCTTCCCTTGCTCCCTATCCAGATCGCTCTTCTGCGATATATCGGCCGAGTTTCTGAGAGGAATCAGGGCGGATTGGGCGAGGGATTTGGGTTGGGGTTGGTGGGGCGCAAATGGGAAAAGGTTCGAAGACCGTATGTCGGTCGGCGTCCCACCAGCTCTTCAAAGACAAGGCCAAGAACCGGGTGGATGACCTTCAGGGGATGTTCAGCGACCTCCAGTCCGCCCAGATGCTCCGCGAGTGGAAGGCCGAGTTTAACGAGTCCTCTCCGCTTCCTCTTTCCTC AACTTCCGTCAGAAACCCTCCGGCTGTTGCAGCTTAGTGAGGAGGAGGATGATGCTACAAGCAAGCTCGCTCTGCCAGCTCCTGGGAAGGCAAAGGCCGAGCCTTTAGATGTGCCCTCAGAACTTCCGTCAGAAACCCTCCGGCTGTTGCAGCTTAGTGAGGAGGAGGATGATGCTACGAGCAAGCTCGCTCTGCCAGCTCCTGGGAAGGCAAAGGCCGAGCCTTTAGATGTGCCCGAGCCTTATGTTGAAGAAATTCAAGGTGGAGAAACTGCTGTCTTTCAAGag GATTATTATGTGAATCAGGAACTAACAGAACATGAATTTCTTTACGGCGAACGATACAAAAGCAACCTTCACGCTGGAACAGACCATGCCATCATAAATTGCTTGGACAGGACTGCTCATTTGGATTACCAACAGTTCAGTCTGCACCAAGAACTGCACCATAATGTGTATCTTAATACCAATAGTAGTGAGCAAAATGGTGAGGATGTGTTACCCCATATGTCAGACTTGCTGCCAACAATATGTCCTCCACCATCTGCATTTTTAGGGCCAAAATGTGCACTCTGGGACTGTCCTCGGCCTGCTCAGGGATCAGAGTGGTGTCAAGATTATTGCAGCAGCTTTCATGCTACATTGGCACTGAATGAAGGTCCTCCAGGCATGGCACCTGTGCTACGTCCTGGTGGTGTCGATCTAAAAGATAGTCCACTTTTTGCAGCTCTTTGTGCAAAGACACAAGGAAAAAATGTTGGTATCCTAGTATGTGAAGGAGCTGCAACTGCAAAGTCTCCATGGAATGTTCCAG AGCTTTTTGATCTGTCTGTTCTTGAGGGTGAATCAATTAGAGAATGGCTCTTTTTTGACAAGCCAAGAAGGGCTTTTGAGAGTGGGAATCGAAAGCAGAGGTCACTGCCAGATTACAGTGGCCGTGGTTGGCATGAATCTAGGAAGCAGGTTATGAAGGAATGTGGAGGCTCAAAAAGGTCCTACTACATGGATCCACAACCGCTAACCCACTTTGAGTGGCATCTCTATGAGTATGAGATCAGCAATTGTGATGATCTCGCTTTATATAAGCTAGAATTCAAGTTTGTTGATGCAAAGAAAAGTTCCAGAGCAAAATTGACAGGCACTTCACTTGTTGATCTGCAGCGGCAGATGGGAAGGCTCAATGCAGAGAATTCTGTGGATAACAAGAAAAATACCAAGAGTAGGACAAAAGCTAATCAGAAAGGCATTGCTGAAAGTATGTATTCAAGTCCACACATAGCTAATCAGAAGGAGAATGTGCTAAACTTCTATCATGCTTCCGATCAGATGGTGTCTTTAAATGAGAACTCAGCTTATGGACCTAGTTTCCAATATGTGTATTCTGTTGAAAAGGACTGTTATGGAACATAG